TTTCCAGTTTGAGAGTTTGTTGACCTCTTGAAACATTCTTTTGGTTAAGCACTCATcttctcacacactcacagagaCGCCAAAAAcgagatttttttaattagctGAATGCTTGCAAATAACATCTTTCTGAAGTCGAGTTAGTTACGATCATTAGCTTTCATCCAGGAGTAAAGCGATTCTGGCAGCGTCGGAAACTTACACGTCCACCGGTAGTGAGGTCACTGAGAAATAACAGGCCGGCCATACACAGGATTAACAGCCGCATGGTACTACGACGAACTGTGTGGACGCACTGTATCAAACGTGTGCActggttttgcgaaaatcgctgcTTAAGACTGTGAACTTTCTTTTCGTTGTCCAACGTTCGTGTTGGACGGGCAGTAGGCGACACTCTATCCACAAGTTACTGTAATGTGGATAAGACTCTCACTGGATTGAATTGAGGTGTGCACTGGTAGGGTGTACTTTGCATATAAATTGAGCGGCACTGGGTATTCGAGCGTGTGTTCATGCGTGAATGTTCGTTGAATTGTCACTCCAACCGTTTGCGCCGGTCGTCGATTTCGTGCAGAAAACTCCAGGTTTCTTCAAGACGGTGTTGATTTTGAACAAATGGAAGAGTTTCAACCGGCCACCATTGGCGTTCGCTCTAGTCGCGACGCGAGATCGTACACAACTAAACGTTGCCGAGTGAATCTCGCCACACCTGACCACATCTCTGCGCCTGTTGGCACGACCACATCGCGAGACTGGTGAGATAGAAGAGCCATTCTGGCACACACTGTCACAGCTGTTGATGGTTTCAACCCATTTGCTCTAGATGGCAGCAGGTTCCCGTATTTCTCGGGGGAGTTTTGTAGTTTAAAGTAATAAGACTTTTCAAAACTACTCTACCAGCTTGGTGTAACATTCCATGTTAGTAACTAGGCCAGGGAGCTGTAGGTGTAAGAATTTTGTAGGCAGTGTTTGGGATGCCGGGGGTGCGTTTGGCAAAGAAAGCCCGTCTACCACAGTCCGACCAAAGCCATGGTCTTGAACTTGTCACATCCACAGTAGCGCTGGACGGTAAAGTTTACCGATCCTTCTTTTCTAGtcttgttttattgttattttcgtTGCTTCCTCTTTTGTGTATGTTTACGGTCGGGTCTTTACTTTCCTCGACCAATACGCTTACTTTACTGTTCGCAAGCTGATGATCAGTCGCTCGATCGTCTGCATTGGTCAAAGTACAGTAATATTCTTCACGGTCAGGGTTGGACATTTCTTGGCGGTCGAAGCTCTAGGGGTTTGGAATGGACCAGCCACCCGACCGGTTCTGTTGGTGAAGAAATGTACCGCTAGTTGGTGCATAAATTATCGCTTTCCGCTCGTGACATTTCGCGGATTAAGGTTTCAGAGCTTGGCAGCATTGCACTAACTACACGAATGGTTGTTCGCAGTTCGAAAAGTGGTAACCATAAAATCAACATGAAGCTAAATGAGCAGTAACGAGATGTAACAACGTTAGTAATCAATATTTACATAGCTCAGTGGATTTATAATGTTTCtagtaaacataaaatataataCTCTCACGAATCGGATTAAATCTATATCGCATTGTTCTAAGCTAACTAGCGTTTATGTAAACATGCCTATTTAGATTAATGTGGACTTGCTTTGTGTGATTATTGTACTAGTATAATTAAACGTTGTACATTCAGAAATAGGGGAAAGTATTGTAGCGTGTTTGCAAGGACCATGATTGATGAGTAAAAACTAAGATGAATGGATATTTTTGTAAATACACTACActgtaaatttaaaataaatatgttttggAAACACGATTAACATAGATGAGACATTAAAAAATGCCAAATTTTCAATAATCAATGTACACTGTGTTAAagagaaatattaaaaaaaaataccaaaatgTATTAACATGGAGTTTTATCccatttgtgtatgtgttgtatGCGTTTTGTGCACAAACTTATGACCATTCGTTCCTGTGAGTCCATTCTTACTGGATGTAAAATTTTACCATTTACCTTTGGCTGTATTTATAAGCCTATGCTGGCCTGTAAGATTTCATATGTCTTATTCGTTGCTTGATTCTTTTGAAGTGTACATACATCTAATTGCATATACTTGAGCGAGTGTAGCTGGGTTTACAACGGCTACTCTTCGTTTCTTCCATTCCTACTGTTATCCCGCTTATAAAATTGTCTCCTCCCTGTCCGACTACTGCAAGTCGTTCATTCTGATACGCTTTCACTTGATATACTATTGCTCGTGTTCACTATTGTTCCCTGGTTTGTGCGAGGGCGCGTCGCTGCGGTTCAATGGTGTTTGAGCTGTCATCAAAAGGACGTGAGTGAACGTTCATTGGACATAGCAAGCCAATGGCACACGGACACCATATGAGGTGCTTtctttaattaattttgtcAGCTCATATGTTTTTTGTTCGGCTACACCCGTTCCCGTTTATTTGCTGTTGGTGCTTTTTACACCTCGTGCGACTGCTCGGCCAGGTAAGTTGCAGAGGACTTTGGGGTATTTTTTCGACCGCTGTCGGTTCACGGCTGCCCAAACACGTCGGCTTGATAATCTCAATGTGATTGTGGTCGGTCGGTCCCACCCCCTCACTTGGAATAGTTTGCGTGCGGCACGGGACGGGAGATCAGCACAGAGTGTTCGATGTACGCGCACGGTCACAGTCAAAAACGCAAGCAGTGAGCGATAGTGTTGCGTTGCGCGAGGATGCGGAAGTATCGTGCTGCTGGTGTGCTCATTTTTGGATGATCACCAGCTTTGCTAGGGAAGCGCAGTTTTGgtgattatttttttggtctCTATTCTAAGGAGGAAGATGAAGCTGTTCACGATAGTGTTATGGGTGGAGCTGTGCGTGTTGTATGTGGTGTTTGCTGTAAGTGTCACCGGACAGCGGGTCACCGGGCTTGGTAGTCAAATTCTGAATTCATCTATTTTCGAACGATTCCTTCAACAAGCGAGAAGATGAGGAACACAACCGGATCAATTACGACATCTACGTGACGCCAATCATGGTGAGCACTATCGCTGACAACCGGTTTCGTGCAAAAAACCCACTTATAGCGTGGCTTTCGACTGTGCTGAGCTACAAACCTCCGAGCTTCGGCGTGGAGACAGCGATCAGTTCAACAATGAAGCCTCCACCACGTGACTGCTCACAGTGTTGTATGTATACGAGGTGTATGCTCTTGGGTCATGTGATTAAGGTTCCTACCTACTTTCTCTATCTTACAGCTTGTGGTCGAAGCAAGACAAGCTCAAGAATTGTTGGCGGGGACGCGGCCGATGTGAAAGAATATCCTTGGATAGTGATGCTGCTGTATCGGGGTGCTTTCTATTGTGGCGGTTCGTTGATCAATGATCGGTACATAGTGACAGCGGCACATTGTGTGCTTAGCTTCACGCCCCAGCAGCTGTTGGCGAAATTGTACGATGTAGAGCACGGGGAAATGGTTACTCGTGCGATCGTTAAACTGTACGGTCACGAGCGATTTAGCCTGGATACGTTCAACAATGACATCGCGTTGGTCAAACTGCAGCAGCCGGTAGAGGCAGGCGGTAGCTTTATTCCAATATGTCTTCCCGTTGCTGGCAGAAGCTTTGCGGGTCAAAATGGAACTGTTATCGGTTGGGGAAAGCTAGCGAATGGGAGTTTGTCGCAAGGATTGCAGAAAGCGATAGTGCCAATAATTTCCAACATGCAGTGTCGAAAGTCAAGTTACCGTGCTTCACGCATCACGGACAACATGCTCTGCGCAGGATATACTGAAGGAGGTAGAGATGCCTGTCAGGTACGTCGTTGCAATCTACTAGTAATCCACCACAGTGTAATAATATTATGATTCTTTATCCTTTCAGGGTGATAGTGGAGGTCCGTTAAATGTTGGCGATAGTAATTTCCGCGAGCTTGTCGGCATAGTGTCATGGGGAGAGGGATGCGCTCGGCCCAACTATCCCGGAGTCTACACACGAGTGACACGTTACTTGAACTGGATTAAGTCCAACACCAGAGATGCGTGCGTCTGTGAGCATTCCATAGCGTAATTCTACACGAGCGTCATTGAGAGCagataacaataaaacaaaattaccaAACGTAACTAAGTAGTAAATGTGCACTATGCATGATTGAACTAATTAGGTAAACCGGCGGAATTCGGAGGAAAGAGGCATTGAACAAACGACATGGTATGAAAAGCGCAGGGATGATGAcaatttgcatgttttttacCCAATCCCATAAATCATACGGCGCACCGTCGGGTATGGAAATCTTTTGCACAATGTATGTGAGCCACATGAAAATGAGGTACAGTTAAATGAACATTAAATTTGAACGATCGTTCATTTGCGCTGTGTAGAGGCTTTGTGGagctattttccatttaactaTTGTCTTATAGTTGAGTGCCGATTGGTATGTGAGTACACAGTCTATTGTAAAATATAATGGTAATAATTGTtagaaacagaaacagaaactgTTTCAATTAACTTTATTTCAAATTGAGATCGAATcaagttattattttttataaatatcgATTACAACATTTTTAGCTACAACAGTTATTCAgtaagaaaagcaaaacaacagttTTTCAACTTTACGGTCCAACTCAGTAGCATGTCAAATCTGAGCAAATGAAACTTTCACTCAAGGTGGTTCTTacttttttcaatgttttcttAAGAAAGTGAAGCCCGTGTGGTACACGCTACCTTCTCTCTCAGCACAGcacattatcatttttgcataTATTTCAAACTATCGCACGGCTTTATGTGATCGATTATCACCGTTTGCTTAATGATTTTCCCATTTCCATGCGGATGTGCTAATTGATAGTTCGAGTGTAAATATATGGAAGCAAGCATGGTTGTGACGCCACGATAGAAAATTTGAAATATGATcccttttttctaattttattCCGAAGCCAAACGCCCGAAGTCGTCCACGTAGCGTTCGCGTTTGAATAAAGTCATAAAAATGCATCATGCTGTAGTAAAAACAGTAAACAACTCACGACAGTGTGAGAAGAAAGCTATGAAGCGTGCGACAAGGCAGGCGACTACATTATGCTGAAAGATGGGAGAGAAAGTACTGAAGACGAAACCTGACCAACGGTACTTGCAGACGTTGATCGCTACTGGGATGTGCGAGGACTTTTAGTTCAAGTTCAAATTCGTCGCGCTGATGGCGTTTCGTTCGGTGTGGTGTCTAGCCTTATCGTGTTTTGTGCTGGAAGGCGTAGTTTTTCGCACGATGGCCAACGAAAGCAATAGTACAGTGCAGTATTGGGACCTGACTAGCGAGAACCTTACTATTCCGGGACGCTTTGCTTGGAATGATAGTTTAATGATTGATCCAAATGGTTTTATAGGAAAGGCACCGTTGCTTAACAGTGGCGTATGGACATGGATCACGACCGTGTTTGGAATGCCTATCTTTAGTGTATTTGCGTACAGGGCAGCCCCTCGTAATTGTGCACCTTGCTGTGAGTAGTAACACATAGGTGCTCGCAACCATGTGCGTTAAAAAGTTACACAAGGAAATTGTAAAACCTGATTATAATCCTCAATGTTTCACAGCATGTGGGACAAAtgcaaataattcaaaaattgtCGGTGGTCACGAAGCTGAGATCGGACGTTACCCGTGGATGGTGGCACTGTACTACAACAACCGGTTTATTTGCGGAGGATCCTTGATCAACGATCGGTACGTCCTGACGGCAGCGCACTGTGTGTTTGGTAGCGATCGGTCGCGTTTCAGCGTGAAATTTTTGATGCACGACCGCACAGTTCCCAAGGAGGATTCATTCGAGCGTAAGGTGTCCTACATAATGACGAACTGGTTCTTGAACGTGCTCGTCTTCATTACGAACGACGTAGCTCTTTTGAAACTGAGCGAACCAGTACCACTGGGCGAAACAATTATCCCGGTGTGCTTACCACCGGAAGGCAACACATACGCTGGACAGGAGGTCAGACCGCAAACTTTCTCTCCCAGCAGCCCTGAGCAATGCGATTAACCTAGCTCTCGTATCCTCGTTTCGTTCCCAGGGAATCGTGACCGGCTGGGGTAAGTTGGGTGACGGTACGTTTCCCATGAAACTGCAGGAAGTACACGTGCCGATACTGTCGAACGAGCAGTGTCAAAACCAGACGCAGTACTTCCGGTTCCAGATCAACGATCGTATGATGTGTGCTGGGATTCCCGAGGGTGGTAAGGACTCCTGCCAAGGTGACAGTGGAGGACCGATGCACGTGTTCGATACCGAAGCAAATCGATTCGTGATTGCGGGCGTCGTATCGTGGGGCTTCGGATGTGCCCAACCACGGTTTCCGGGCATATACGCCCGAGTGAACCGTTTCATTTCGTGGATTAACTTCAATACTCGAGATGCGTGTACGTGCAAGTAAAGCGATGCTTTGTTCTGGACACACGCCGTTTAAACAACGTACCTGAAATGGAAACAAGCAGCAATTCGAAGAGGGTCGAAAGAAAAGGTTTGTGGAAGTACAGTGCGGCTTGCTGTAACGCCGAGCAACGTGTCCATTAGCCGTGCCACTTGACCGGTGAATGCCTTGTGTTTGAGATTGTTCAAATAAAGCTTTTACTTGCACTTGATCGTGATCACGGTGATGATGTATCTTGGTCGAAAGGTGAAAGCTCTTGATGGAGGACTTTTTGTCACCTTCGTACGAGGTTCTGGTGAGTAATTTTGTCGGTTGAAATCCAATGAACATTGCACAAGGTGTTAAAAAATGCCAAGCTGTTAAAGTTCAGCGCACCCGCATtctacagcaacagcaagagTTACGATCGTATGTGCGGCATCCATTTTATCTCTGTGTTATTTTTGGGAGAAAGAAACACTCTAGCCCAGTGACTCATTCTGTGAAGGTAATGTTACCTACGTTTTCTTTAGTCGAGATATAGCAGTTCAACGTTCAAATGATCTTGAACTTGTCGTTCGGCGAAGTTACCTTTGCGTCACTTATCTTGCATCCGGTGCTATTGAATACTTGCTGATCGATGATTGTTTGACAAAACAATTTGAACTTCTTTGTAAGTagtaaattgaaaataaaactgaaGAGAACTGTGTATTGTACCGTATTGAAACTAGAAAACGGTTGAATAACTGTGTCTAAAAATCGTTTTAAAATATGTAAGAGGCACCGATTTGAAGTAACAGTAAACCCCATTAACAAACGTTTGTAATTTCACTATCATTTACTGAGCCTAGTAGTTATCTTTTAAAACGGTATTTGATGAAACACTTCACAAATTATGTTAATTACTCATTACATTCAACTTGCTCTACTGATCTAGTTCTATTGGCCTACTGCCCATTAAAGAATGAGTGTGTCGCGTGAGGAACGGTTGGCCACGAATCTGTGGGCTGTATCATTAGCGCTCGGAAGTTTGGCTCCACAATGGCTCCACTGTCCTCGCTACCACCGTGCTTTGTCAAGGACCATTCACCCTCAGGTTGCGGGATCGCTGTCGGAAGGAATGAATCAGCCCACTCGCGACCATTAACATTCAAATATCATGATGTACACGCTATCATGCCTTGAACTTCGCGTACGATCGCACCCACAATGTTGTCCTCTACCACTACAGAGGTGTGCGGTAGAAGGCTGGGTGCAATATGGATGCGTTTTCAAGGTTTTTGTCCCCCTAAACCAGTTGAATGTCACCATCATCTGCATTTCCTAATGCGCGAAATGCGCGTGATCACCAGAAAGGTGAGCAGTTCGTTGAGCAGCGGGGTTCGTTGTTCAAGTTCAGGTTAAAAAGTAGTCACGCGGGTGTATCGGCGGCGAGGGCTCAACATGAGGGCTAATGATGCCTTTTACGGGTAACATTCCTGTATCACGCAAGTGTATGGTTGTAtgatgaaatgaaagaaagtTATTGTATGCAACAACAAATAAGTGTGGACTGATGAGGAATTGCTTTAGAAAATATGATAGCGCTGAGATACCTTACTGATTCGGATAATACTATCGCACATAATCAAAAAAGCTCAAACCAACATGGTCTGTATGATCCGATCGTAAAAGAGGGCAAAATTGAAATGGCTTATTATTGTGGTAGCTTGAAATATACGACcctgaaattaaaaaaaatatttccttAACATTTTATAGGTTCAAGGCTGTGGCTGTACGTTGCGACACCGAAGCGAAGGTTACGTAGCACTACAATGTATTACGTTTCCAGCTGCACTTGCTCCAAGGTAGAAGTACAGTATGAGCGTTTCAGGTTGTCTCATTCCACTTGTGTAAGTTTTGTTCCTGTAGGCAATGAAGGGCAGGCTGGAAAATTAACGAAAGCGATTGATCGAGTTTGGTCAAAGTCAAGCTTTCGGCTTCCAGATAGGTCAGGGTCACGAGTTGACATGGTCGTCGATAATttccaattttaaaactatgGAACACATTGTGTAACAAACCAACCGAGACAACGATTAcgaaattttttaaaattggtGCTTAGAAACATTGAACAAAACCAACGTAGTTCAGGTGACAAAGTTAAAGGTTACAgcaaatgaatgaataaactgtattttttaatgttttattgtgGAGGGCATGCAATTTATTGATAATCTAGATGTAGATTTGTTCTTATGATAATAACTGTGTATAGTGTATTCTACATTATGTACATTATGTATAATACAAATGTTTGGTTATAGTCAATTGCTGGTCCATAGGTAATTAGTTTAAAAATGTGGTTTTCAAAATGCTAAATTCCTTGAAGTGTGCTCAAGGATCTGAAATGCGCCCTTCGAGAAAAACGATCACCAGATCTGATAAATAAACTAATTGATCATGACGGTAGGTTATATATAAATAGTGgggaaaaaagacaaaaagtATCAGCCCTTCAAAACCGAGCAACGATGCAGCAATGCACAAGTGCAACGTGATTTGCATGCTCGAAGGGTTATTGCTTCTGTACCTCTATTGGCTTCTCCAcatcaacagaaaaaaaatctgtatGCAAGTTAGCGCTGCCTTGAGAGCAAGTGAGCAAGAGAAGAAAGGGTAGACAGAGacagaaaatgaaagaaagagagagagttagaaagagaaagagagagaaggagagatatagagtgagagagagagagagcgagagagacagacagagaaaGACGAAAAGTTGTTTTGTATCGAAGAAGAGATGacggaaaataaacaaacaaacgaagccATAAACGCTAAACCGCTGGGCATGGCGGGGGCTATGGTGGTTTACAGTCAAATTGTTGAACTATTGTCGTTACTACTACATCGAAAAGAAAGATGTCCAATACCTACATTGCTCTCACTGTTACACCTCCCTCCCTGGCGAGTCACTCCCACCCTTATCGATCACTGACACTGGCCTTCTCCCTCGCACGTGGGTTCCAGCGCGCACATGATGCGGTCTTATCGACGATGTAAGCGACGCAAGCACGAACTACCACGAGTAAGGAAGCCATCGGTCCGATGTGTGTTAGTAGAACCAAGGGCACGCACTCTCACTTTCCGCTCGCACTATGAGGTAATTGTCCACCGTAATCATCCCGGGGCGGTCTCGGAGAGATGTGGTGGTTATGTCGCGAGCATCACGACACGCTGACACAGAGACAGGTGTACTGGCAAAAATGGGCGCTTTGGATGTGTGTGTAAGCAGACGGCACTGCATAGTTCGCATACCCGCAGACGCAGTACAAGCGCATCCGCACCCTTATCGCATGCGGCCTCTACTACTCTTGTTACAGAAGAAGACGGCAACGCGAGCACGAGATCAGAGAAGCCGCACGGAAGGGAACAACTGCAGGAACGCACCCGTCGCAAAACAAAGAGGGCGCACACCACACATTGACACGGGTTCGATCACTCGAGTCGAAGCGCGCCAAGGTAGTCGACAACGTCCCGCGCGCGTCGTCATTGTCTGTTGAGCCTTCTGAATCCGATTCGAAAAGTGTGTATATAAAAGCTACGCCGACTACCACTGTCAGTCACAGAACATTGCGTAAAGGGGCACAAGAAGCTTCACAGCGCAAAAGGCTCCATCATAGTTGTAAACCATAAAAGCAGAACACACTGTAAGTTCCGGTACGGATTCGCCGCTCCATTCTATAGATCCGTTCAGCGTCTGATCGGCCGTACAAGTCTTTCCtgaagtgtgtgtttttcggtGCAGTGTCGTGGCCATTTCTAACCTAACCATGATAATGAATCGTTCCTCATCCGTTCACTTGATGGCAATCTGGGTTCTGATGCTGACAACCCTAGCTGTCCCATTGCTAGCAGCTCCCGTTTACAACTCCAGCGAATCCTGTGATTGTGGTGAGTTGCAGTCGTGTGGTGGGATAGGCGGTGCATAATCGCGTGTGAATGAAAGTGAAAGGTTAAGTCGAAATTTGGAAACACCTTGCGCATCTGCTAGGGTAGAAATGTGCATTCAGGCGAGATGCAGGACACTGAAACGCAGAAGTGCATCGTTTCCCTGATCATTCATGCATCGGAGACGCGTTGCATAACAAATCATTCCAGTGGAGCGTgattttgcaaataaaaagtGCATGTGACTGTACGTATGGACATGGTCCGTAGCCAAGCGACATCTCAAACTACGCCGCGTACACAGATTTCACTTTCGTTGGTGAATAATATGGAGAAGTTCCATTGAATTGATACTGTTCGTACACGACGCTATGTGCAGAAGTGTGGTGTGAAAAATCTGGTGTGTGAATGGGTGGCTTTTTCCAGGCACGATGGGCGTGTTTCGACTGTGTAACTGTGAAACCCCGAGAGACGAGCGAATGAGGCCAGCAGCAAATTAGGTTAAGCGTACGCATAAACGGAACATCAATGATACCGGCTATACATAACGAATGCAGTGGCATCAGGACGGTTGCATTTGTGTTTCAATTGTTAGGTTGAATTTTAGTGCCAGCTATAGACATCGCGTAACCTTAATCATCAAGAAAATAATTCAACTCAAAATGTGTCCAAGGGGTGTCATTAAAGTAAAGCTTCGACCTGTAACAAGGATCCTGTAGAGCGCCTGCAGGACTGCATAGTGCAATATGTGAAAATTATAGACAAATGCTTTATCGGTCAggacaacacacaacacaacaaaatgtTGCGGTGGTCTTGTTAAATCTAAATTACAATTAAGCTACGTTTAGGGGGAGTGTAAAAAATGATTTGAAGAAATACTAAACACTCCAGTTTGGTGTAAGGTGTTAAAATttgaatgtgtttattttccaGTTTGTGGAGTTGGAGGACGCACCAATCGCATTGTCGGAGGCTCAGAAACCGCTGCACACCAATTCCCCTGGTTGGCTGGCCTTTTCCGCCAGGGCAAACTATACTGCGGAGCATCGGTCGTTTCGCGCAATTTTCTGGTCACGGCAGCACACTGTGTAAACTCGTTCGAAGCGAGTGAGATTAGGGTTAGTGTTGAATCAAAAAACAGCTGAAAGATATTTCACTCTTTTTGTTCACTCAATTCCATTACCCTTCGTATAGGTTTATCTCGGAGGGCATAATATTGCCAAGGATTACACCGAGCTTCGGAGAGTGAAACGAATCATCGACCATGAGGATTTCGATATCTTCACGTTCAATAATGATATTGCTCTCCTGGAGCTAGATAAACCACTGCGCTATGGACCCACCATTCAGCCTGCTTGCCTTCCGGACGGAAGTAAATAAGTTTTGCTTTGGCTTTTCGGCCAGGTGGCTCGATCGAGAACTATAACGTTATGTGCATTTTGCAGGTGTAATGGACTTTACTGGAACAATCGGAGTGGTTGCTGGATGGGGAAGGGTGGAGGAGAAGCGTGCTCCATCCAAGACGCTGCGATCCGTTGAAGTTCCCATCTGGTCACAGGAGCAATGCCTTGACGCTGGGTATGGCAGTAAGAAGATCTCTGCCAACATGATGTGCGCCGGGTACCACGATGGACAGAAAGATGCTTGCCAGGGTGATAGTGGTGGTCCGATGCATAAGATGGGACTGTTTGGCAGCATGGAAGTGATTGGAGTCGTTTCGTGGGGTCGGGGATGCGCCCGTCCAAATTTGCCAGGTATCTACACGCGCATCGTCAATTACTTGCCTTGGATTCACGAGAAGCTTGCCAACGAATGTCTCTGCCCGCCTAAGGATGTTGCTCGAAGGATTTGATGTGACTGTGAAGTTACACGACCTAGAGACACAGAAGTGTGCT
This is a stretch of genomic DNA from Anopheles merus strain MAF chromosome 2R, AmerM5.1, whole genome shotgun sequence. It encodes these proteins:
- the LOC121600390 gene encoding transmembrane protease serine 9-like; protein product: MKLFTIVLWVELCVLYVVFAREDEEHNRINYDIYVTPIMVSTIADNRFRAKNPLIAWLSTVLSYKPPSFGVETAISSTMKPPPRDCSQCSCGRSKTSSRIVGGDAADVKEYPWIVMLLYRGAFYCGGSLINDRYIVTAAHCVLSFTPQQLLAKLYDVEHGEMVTRAIVKLYGHERFSLDTFNNDIALVKLQQPVEAGGSFIPICLPVAGRSFAGQNGTVIGWGKLANGSLSQGLQKAIVPIISNMQCRKSSYRASRITDNMLCAGYTEGGRDACQGDSGGPLNVGDSNFRELVGIVSWGEGCARPNYPGVYTRVTRYLNWIKSNTRDACVCEHSIALMIDPNGFIGKAPLLNSGVWTWITTVFGMPIFSVFAYRAAPRNCAPCSCGTNANNSKIVGGHEAEIGRYPWMVALYYNNRFICGGSLINDRYVLTAAHCVFGSDRSRFSVKFLMHDRTVPKEDSFERKVSYIMTNWFLNVLVFITNDVALLKLSEPVPLGETIIPVCLPPEGNTYAGQEGIVTGWGKLGDGTFPMKLQEVHVPILSNEQCQNQTQYFRFQINDRMMCAGIPEGGKDSCQGDSGGPMHVFDTEANRFVIAGVVSWGFGCAQPRFPGIYARVNRFISWINFNTRDAFCGVGGRTNRIVGGSETAAHQFPWLAGLFRQGKLYCGASVVSRNFLVTAAHCVNSFEASEIRVYLGGHNIAKDYTELRRVKRIIDHEDFDIFTFNNDIALLELDKPLRYGPTIQPACLPDGSVMDFTGTIGVVAGWGRVEEKRAPSKTLRSVEVPIWSQEQCLDAGYGSKKISANMMCAGYHDGQKDACQGDSGGPMHKMGLFGSMEVIGVVSWGRGCARPNLPAEVERDFILSTMYTKMIAPVRSRFLVGSIVTALVLVGYVAEAKGSTHWNDTEIISRQGRFLFDTLFGLNTAAFSLDDDDDLTNNQVKSCDCECGAANQEIRIVGGRPTGVNQYPWLARLVYDGQFHCGASLLTKDYVLTAAHCVRRLKRNKIRVILGDYDQFVASETPAIMRAVTAIIRHRSFDQNSYNHDIALLKLRKPVEFTKTIRPVCLPKERSEPAGQLGTVVGWGRTSEGGTLPALVQHVDVPILTLDQCRSMKYRASRITSNMLCAGKGKQDSCQGDSGGPLLVRNGDKHEIVGIVSWGVGCGRAGYPGVYTRVARYLPWLRANLDDTCLCSKCCSVGEALWKPEQKKPNKSLSELLPAVERIDVRTSVRRKLLKLERIASCELRITLNTKRMEVSNLARSIINLRINMMLEVPLLMLLMVGLLTGDASGKLQAQGKYEMLATPNKNTDERSIVDNMKMIFGGGSNRAPIHDTPSSACSCRCGERNDASRIVGGQATGVNEFPWMARLSYFNRFYCGGMLINDRYVLTAAHCVKGFMWFMIKVTFGEHNRCDDSVRPETRFVLRAIAQKFSFLNFDNDIALLRLNDRVPITDFIRPICLPSDPSNAYVGTNGTATGWGTLKEDGKPSCILQEVEVPVLSNEVCSTQTNYTASMITDNMLCAGYLGVGEKDSCQGDSGGPLIAEREDKRYELIGVVSWGNGCARPYYPGVYTRVTRYLDWIRENSKDGCFCSE
- the LOC121603431 gene encoding trypsin 3A1-like, encoding MIMNRSSSVHLMAIWVLMLTTLAVPLLAAPVYNSSESCDCVCGVGGRTNRIVGGSETAAHQFPWLAGLFRQGKLYCGASVVSRNFLVTAAHCVNSFEASEIRVYLGGHNIAKDYTELRRVKRIIDHEDFDIFTFNNDIALLELDKPLRYGPTIQPACLPDGSVMDFTGTIGVVAGWGRVEEKRAPSKTLRSVEVPIWSQEQCLDAGYGSKKISANMMCAGYHDGQKDACQGDSGGPMHKMGLFGSMEVIGVVSWGRGCARPNLPGIYTRIVNYLPWIHEKLANECLCPPKDVARRI